Genomic window (Pseudothauera hydrothermalis):
CTCCATGGCCAGCCTTGCGTTGTACAGCATGATCACCTCGGTGATAACGATCGGCCGCAGTATGCACACCGCAGGTTAAGTTTCGATGACCGCCCCACTGACACCGCAGGGCTTACAATCGCCGCTCATCGACCCCTCGCTGCGACCGCCATGTTCCTGCCCGCTCAGCCCATCTACCCGGTTGCCGGCATCCGCGACATCGAAGCGCGCGTCATGCCCGATGCCAAACCTTCGCTCATGGAGCGCGCCGGCCGCGCCGCGGCCGAAGATGCCGTGCGTCTGATCATCGACCGCCCCGGCCCCATCCTGGTCGCCTGCGGCCCAGGCAACAATGGCGGCGACGGTTTCGTGCTGGCTCGGCATTTTCGTCAAGCCGGCCGTGAAGTGGTCACCGTCTTCGCCGACGATGCCGCAGCGCTGCCACCGGATGCAGCCAAAGCGCTGGCAGACTGGCACGCCGCTGGCGGCCAGACGGTCGCAGCGCTGCCGCCCACACCGGCAGACGGTTGGGCGCTGGTGGTCGACGCGCTGTTCGGCATTGGGCTGACCCGGCCCATCGTCGGCCGCCACGCCGAATGGATCGCCACGCTCAACGGCCAGCGGGCGCCGCGGCTGGCACTGGACATTCCCAGCGGCCTGGATGCCGATACAGGTCGAGTGCTCGGCGCTTGCTTTCGCGCCACCCACACCACCACCTTCATTGCGCTCAAACCCGGCCTCTTGACCTTGGATGGTCCGGACTACGCAGGGGAGGTTTCGGTACAGCGCCTGGAGGTGGACGCTGCGGCCTGGCTCAAGCCGCAAGGCCATGCGGTGCGTCCCAGCTTGTTCGCCCGCCACCTGGTTGCGCGGCGGCGCAACTCGCACAAGGGTTGTTACGGCGACGCAGCCATCCTGGGCGGTGCACCCGGCATGGGCGGCGCCGCTTTGCTGGCTGCCCGCGCCGCGCTGTGGTTGGGTGCCGGACGGGTCTTTGCCGGCTTGATCGACCCGCAGGCGCCAACGCTGGACCCAAGCCGGCCAGAGCTGATGCTACGCCCAGCCGACGAGTTGCCCGCACAGCTGACCGCGTTGGCGATCGGCCCTGGTCTCGGGCAATCCGGCCGGGCCGCTGCTGCGCTGACCCAGGCCATCGCCCGCGAAATTCCACTGGTGCTCGATGCCGACGCCCTCAACCTGCTGGCTGCCGACCCACACTTGCAGCATGCCGTACTCACGCGCAGCGCCCCCACGATTCTCACCCCACACCCGGCCGAGGCCGGGCGACTGCTCGGCTGCGACACTGCCGCGGTGCAGGCTGACCGGGTGAGCGCGGCACGGGCGCTGGCCACACGCTACCGCGCGCATACGGTCCTCAAAGGCTGTGGCAGCGTGATCGCCAGCACCGATGGCAACTGGTACATCAACGGTACCGGCCACCCCGGCATGGCCAGCGCCGGCATGGGCGATGTGCTCTCCGGGCTGATCGTTGCCCTGCTGGCCCAAGGCTGGCCGGCCGCACAGGCATTGATCGCAGCCGTGCATCTGCACGGCGCGGCTGGCGACCGCCTGGCGCGCGAGGGCATTGGCCCGATCGGACTGAGCGCAAGCGAAGTCATCGATGCCGCGCGCGGCATCTTCAACGCTTGGATCATCGAAGCCAACCGCGACGGCGGTTGATGTCCCTGCGCGGCGCTCATCCTTCCGGCTCACCGTAGATCGGCGCAGATTACAATCGCCTTACCGCCTTTTTGGCACTTTGCCATGCAGAAAGTCCCCATCGACCGCCTCCAGCCCGGCGTCTTCATTTCATTGTCGTCTATCGGCTGGTTGCGCCATCCGTTTCTGTTGAACGAATTTCGCATCGCCAACCCCAAGCAGATTCGCGCACTGCGGGAGATGGGCCTGGCGGAGATCGAATGGGATCCGGCGCGCAGCACGGCTCAGCCCTTACCCGAGCCGGCCGTGCCCTTCGAGGCGGACGAGGAGGATTTCAGCCGCGCCGCGCTGGCCGGCATGTTGGATGAAAAGCGCCAACGCCTGGAACGTCTGCGGCGACAACGCGAGGCGCTGGCGCGCCGGGAGCGCCAATACGCACAACACGCCACGGCAGCCAGCGACATTCTCAAAGGTTTTCCGGGCCGCGCCACGCAAGCGCATGCCAGCGGCAGGCAATTGGCCAACCAAGTGGTCGACGGCCTGATCGGTGCCGAGAGCATGGCAATCCACCTGGTCAACCAGAAATTCAAAGAGAGCGACATGGCTTTCCATGCGCTCAACGTCATGGTGCTGTCGCTGCTGTTGGGCCGCGCCCTGGATCTTTCCGAGGACGAACTGCGCCATCTTGGCGTCGGCGCCCTGTTGCACGACGTGGGCAAAGCGGAGATTCCGCCGCGCATCCTGCGAGCCGCCACCCGCACCCCGCCGGAAGAATCCTTCTACCGCGCCCATATCGGCTACGGTATCCAGGCAGTGGCCGGCGCGCAGGGCATCAAAGTGGCCGAGCGCAATATCATCGCCTGTCATCATGAACACTGGGACGGCAGCGGCTTTCCGAACAAGCTCGCGGGCGACAAGATTCCCCGGCTGGCGCGCATCGTGGCCATCGCCAACCGTTACGACAACCTGTGCAACCCCTTCGAGCTGCACCACGCCAAAACCCCGGCCGAAGCGCTGCGGCAAATGTTCAAAACCGAAGGCGCCCACTTCGACCCGACCATGCTGCAGGCTTTCATCAAAACGCTGGGCGTCTATCCGCCCGGTTCGTTTGTGCATCTATCCAACGGCGCAGTCGGTCTGGTGGTGGAAACCAATCCAGACGCCCTGCTGAATCCGCTGATCATGCTCTACGACCGCGATATTCCACGCAGCGAGGCAATGCTGTTGGATCTACGCGAAGTCGATCTCAAGATCGACTCGGCGGTCAGTCCCGCCAAACTGCCGGTTGAGGTCGTGGAATATCTCGCCCCGCGCGGCCGTCTGGATTATTACGTCGAAGGCACGGCCCGCTGAGAGCGCGCTGGAAAACGTAACCAAGATAGCCCAACCCAAGGCCGCCGCAGCGCAGCCATCTTGACCTATGAAAGAGATGGTCCAGGGGGCGAGCACCGCACAACGGCCGCCGATGGCCCACCGCGGCAGTTTTTCAATGGCCTGTTAGAATCGGGCGCTCACTGCGCATACAGCCCCTGCCATGATCCTGTCCGAACAACTCCGTATCGAAATCCAACGCTCGGTCGCCGTCTCGCTTGCCGAAGATGTCGGCACTGGCGATCTCACCGCCCGACTGATTCCTACCGCCACACAAGCCCGCGGCCGGGTGATCACCCGCGAGGATGCGGTGATTTGCGGCACGGCATGGTTCGACGCCACCTTCGCCGCGCTCAGCCCAACCGCCAGCGTGCTATGGCATGTACGCGACGGGGAGACGGTGCGTGCCGGCCAAACACTGTGCGAGGTGGAGGCCGATGCCCGCACCTTGCTCACTGCCGAACGCACCGCGCTCAATTTCTTGCAGCTACTGTCCGGTACCGCCACGGTGACCCGTCGCTTCGTCGAGGCGGTGGCTGGCACCCGGGCGAAAATCGTCGATACCCGCAAGACCCTACCCGGCCTGCGTCTGGCACAAAAATACGCGGTGACGGTAGGCGGTGGCACCAATCATCGCATCGGCCTGTTTGATGGCATTCTGATCAAGGAAAACCACATCATCGCCGCGGGCGGCATCCGCCAAGTGGTCGAACAAGCGCGCGCCATTGCGCCGTCGAACGTGTTTATCGAAGTGGAGGTGGAAAACCTCGACCAGCTGCGTGAAGCGCTTGCTGTGGGTGTGAGCATGATCCTGCTCGACAACATGAGCCTGGACCAAATGCGCGAAGCGGTAAGCATGACCGCAGGACGGGCCGAGCTGGAAGCCTCCGGCGGAGTGAATATCGAGCGTGTGCGGGCGATTGCCGAAACCGGAGTGGACCGCATCTCGATTGGCAGCCTGACCAAGGATGTGCGCGCACTGGATCTTTCCTTGCGGCACATCGAGGAATGATTTTTCCTGGTGCCTGCCATCCGGGATGAACGAGGTGCTCGCCGCCGCGCTGAAACCCTGGCCGAACGTGCCGGCCTGCTACGGCTGGCTGTCGCTTGACCGCCGCGGACGCTGGCGGCTGCAGGGCGAGCGCATCGAACACGCCGGCCTGATCGCCTTCCTCAACGCCCACTACCATGCCGACGAGGCCGGCAATTGGCTGGTGGATAACGGCCCGCAGCGGGTGTATGTGCGGCTGGAGTATCTGCCCTGGGTGGTGCGCCTGCGCCCGGACGGCAGTCTGATTACGCACACAGGCCAGACCACCGTCGCGCGCGCCCCGGTGCTAGTCGACCAGGACGGCTGCATCGTGCTGGATACCGCAGTCGGCCCCGCGTTATTGCACGACCTGGATCTCGCGGATTTCGTCGCCGCGTTGTGCGATGAAACAGGCCAGCCCGTCTCGGAGGCGGCGCTTATGGCGCTCTTCGAGGGTGAAACGCGCCAGACCATCCTGTGGCGTGATCTGCCGCTGCAACCGGTGCGTAGCGCCGAGCTGCCCGCGCGCTTTGGCTTTCAGCCCACCCCTTCGCCTTGAGGCGGCGACACCGCTTGGCGTTTGGCATATTGCCGCAGCGCATTGCGATAGCCACGCCAAGCGCACACTGCCACCGCGATCAGGATCAACCCCAGCACCGTAAGCTTGAACGCCATACCGTCACCGGCTCCCACATCCGAGGTCAGGCTGGCCAAAAAACCTTGACCGCTGACCCGGTCAGTCCACGTGCTCGGCGATGAAACGCTTGACCGCTTCAACGTCCGGTGCCATGACCTCGACACGCTGTGGCAGGCGCTCGATGCCTTCGAGAGCGGCCGGACGCTCCGGCTCGCGGCCGAGCGCTTCGCGGATGGTGTCGGCAAACTTGGCCGGCAGAGCGGTTTCCAGCACCAGCACCGGCACGCCCGCCTGAATCCGATCCGCACATGACCACGCCACTTTCACCCCATCGGCGGTGTGCGTGTCGATCATCACCTGGTACTGCGCGAATACCTTGCGAATGGTGGCCAGCCGATCGGCATGCGTACTCGACCCAGAGACAAAGGCAAAATCGTCGATGCGGGCAAAGTCGGCCGACGAGGACAAATCGAACGGACGCCCCGCATCCACTTCCGCCCACAGTGCAGCGACTTTCTGCGGATCACGCCCGACCAGATCGAAAACGAAGCGCTCGAAGTTCGACGCCTTGGAAATGTCCATCGACGGACTAGAGGTGACACGCGTCTCGGCAGCCTTACGCGGACGATAGACGCCGGTGCGGAAAAATTCGTCGAGCACGTCGTTTTCATTGGTGGCCAGAATCAGCCGCGCCACCGGCAAGCCCATCATGCGCGCAATGTGCCCGGCGCAGATGTTGCCGAAGTTGCCCGATGGCACGCAAAAAGCCACTTGCTGGTCGTTGGACTCGGTCGCGCCGAAATAGCCTTTGAAGTAATAGACGATTTGCGCCGCCACCCGCGCCCAGTTGATCGAATTGACCGCACCAATGTGATATCGCGCCTTGAAAGCGGCATCATTGGAGACCGCTTTGACGATGTCCTGGGCGTCGTCGAACATGCCGGTAATGGCGATGTTGAAGATGTTTTCATCTTGCAACGAATACATCTGCGCACGCTGGAACGGACTCATCAGCCCATGCGGCGACAGCATGAACACCCGCACACCGCGCTTGCCGCGCATCGCATATTCGGCCGCCGAGCCGGTATCGCCCGAGGTCGCACCGAGGATGTTGAGGCGCTGCCCGCGCTTGCCCAGCACATACTCGAACAAATTGCCGAGCAGTTGCATGGCCATGTCCTTGAAAGCCAGCGTCGGACCGTTGGACAGCTCCAGCAAGCCCAATTTGCCCGGCTCCAGCCAATGTACCGGGGTGATGTCGGCCGGATCGTCGCCCGGGCGGGCATGGCAAAAGACTGCGGGCGTATAAGTTTTGTCGCAGATCGCTTTCAGATCGGCCGCAGGAATGTCGGTGATGAATTTGGACAAAATTTCGTAGGCCAGCTCGGCGTAGGAAAGCTTGCGCCAAGCGTCCAGTTCGGCGCGACTGACCTGCGGGTAGGTTTCCGGCAAGTAGAGGCCGCCGTCCGGCGCGAGGCCGCCGAGCAGGATGTCGCAGAATTCGGGCCGGCCGGCATGGCCGCGGGTGGAAAGATATTTCACCATGGAGTCCTTGGTCTTGGTGAGACGGATGGCGCGCTTACTCGCGCGAACGTGAGTCGATCATCAGGGTTACCGGGCCATCGTTTTCCAGGTGGACCCGCATGTTGGCGCCGAATACCCCGGTCGGCACCGCGCGGCCGAAAGCCTGCGACAGCCGGGCAACAAAGCCATCGAACAGCGGCCCGGCCAGCTCGGGCGGTGCGGCGCGGCTCCAAGACGGGCGCCTGCCTTTGCGGGTGGAGGCGAACAGGGTGAATTGGCTCACCGCCAGCAGTTCGCCCCCCACTTCTTGCACACTGCGGTTCATGACCCCGGCCTCGTCGTCGAACAGACGCAGGTGGATGAGCTTGTCGACCATCCAGTCCTGGTCGGCGGCGTCCAAAGGCGCGTCTGCAGCCTCGAAGCCGATGAGCAACAGCAGACCGGGGCCAATGGCGCCGCTCACCCGCCCCTCGACCTCTACCCGCGCAGCGCGCACGCGCTGCACCAGCACCCGCACGCCCAGCCCCGCTTACTGCAAGTGTTCCAAACGCAGGCGGGTGACCTTGCCACAGACCACCGGCAGCGCCTCGATCTTGGCAATCGCGGCGTTGGCGTTTTTCTCCACCGTCTGGTGGGTCAACATGATGATGTCGGTCTGCGATTCACCCTCTGCCGGCTCCTTTTGGATCATGGCATCGATGGAGATGCCGCTGTCGGCCAGAATACGGGTGATGTCGGCCAATACGCCCGGTTTGTCCTCGACCCGCATGCGCAGGTAGTAGGCGGTG
Coding sequences:
- a CDS encoding NAD(P)H-hydrate dehydratase, whose amino-acid sequence is MFLPAQPIYPVAGIRDIEARVMPDAKPSLMERAGRAAAEDAVRLIIDRPGPILVACGPGNNGGDGFVLARHFRQAGREVVTVFADDAAALPPDAAKALADWHAAGGQTVAALPPTPADGWALVVDALFGIGLTRPIVGRHAEWIATLNGQRAPRLALDIPSGLDADTGRVLGACFRATHTTTFIALKPGLLTLDGPDYAGEVSVQRLEVDAAAWLKPQGHAVRPSLFARHLVARRRNSHKGCYGDAAILGGAPGMGGAALLAARAALWLGAGRVFAGLIDPQAPTLDPSRPELMLRPADELPAQLTALAIGPGLGQSGRAAAALTQAIAREIPLVLDADALNLLAADPHLQHAVLTRSAPTILTPHPAEAGRLLGCDTAAVQADRVSAARALATRYRAHTVLKGCGSVIASTDGNWYINGTGHPGMASAGMGDVLSGLIVALLAQGWPAAQALIAAVHLHGAAGDRLAREGIGPIGLSASEVIDAARGIFNAWIIEANRDGG
- a CDS encoding HD-GYP domain-containing protein produces the protein MQKVPIDRLQPGVFISLSSIGWLRHPFLLNEFRIANPKQIRALREMGLAEIEWDPARSTAQPLPEPAVPFEADEEDFSRAALAGMLDEKRQRLERLRRQREALARRERQYAQHATAASDILKGFPGRATQAHASGRQLANQVVDGLIGAESMAIHLVNQKFKESDMAFHALNVMVLSLLLGRALDLSEDELRHLGVGALLHDVGKAEIPPRILRAATRTPPEESFYRAHIGYGIQAVAGAQGIKVAERNIIACHHEHWDGSGFPNKLAGDKIPRLARIVAIANRYDNLCNPFELHHAKTPAEALRQMFKTEGAHFDPTMLQAFIKTLGVYPPGSFVHLSNGAVGLVVETNPDALLNPLIMLYDRDIPRSEAMLLDLREVDLKIDSAVSPAKLPVEVVEYLAPRGRLDYYVEGTAR
- the nadC gene encoding carboxylating nicotinate-nucleotide diphosphorylase; its protein translation is MILSEQLRIEIQRSVAVSLAEDVGTGDLTARLIPTATQARGRVITREDAVICGTAWFDATFAALSPTASVLWHVRDGETVRAGQTLCEVEADARTLLTAERTALNFLQLLSGTATVTRRFVEAVAGTRAKIVDTRKTLPGLRLAQKYAVTVGGGTNHRIGLFDGILIKENHIIAAGGIRQVVEQARAIAPSNVFIEVEVENLDQLREALAVGVSMILLDNMSLDQMREAVSMTAGRAELEASGGVNIERVRAIAETGVDRISIGSLTKDVRALDLSLRHIEE
- a CDS encoding DUF2946 family protein, with translation MNEVLAAALKPWPNVPACYGWLSLDRRGRWRLQGERIEHAGLIAFLNAHYHADEAGNWLVDNGPQRVYVRLEYLPWVVRLRPDGSLITHTGQTTVARAPVLVDQDGCIVLDTAVGPALLHDLDLADFVAALCDETGQPVSEAALMALFEGETRQTILWRDLPLQPVRSAELPARFGFQPTPSP
- the thrC gene encoding threonine synthase; the protein is MKYLSTRGHAGRPEFCDILLGGLAPDGGLYLPETYPQVSRAELDAWRKLSYAELAYEILSKFITDIPAADLKAICDKTYTPAVFCHARPGDDPADITPVHWLEPGKLGLLELSNGPTLAFKDMAMQLLGNLFEYVLGKRGQRLNILGATSGDTGSAAEYAMRGKRGVRVFMLSPHGLMSPFQRAQMYSLQDENIFNIAITGMFDDAQDIVKAVSNDAAFKARYHIGAVNSINWARVAAQIVYYFKGYFGATESNDQQVAFCVPSGNFGNICAGHIARMMGLPVARLILATNENDVLDEFFRTGVYRPRKAAETRVTSSPSMDISKASNFERFVFDLVGRDPQKVAALWAEVDAGRPFDLSSSADFARIDDFAFVSGSSTHADRLATIRKVFAQYQVMIDTHTADGVKVAWSCADRIQAGVPVLVLETALPAKFADTIREALGREPERPAALEGIERLPQRVEVMAPDVEAVKRFIAEHVD
- the dtd gene encoding D-aminoacyl-tRNA deacylase, encoding MRVLVQRVRAARVEVEGRVSGAIGPGLLLLIGFEAADAPLDAADQDWMVDKLIHLRLFDDEAGVMNRSVQEVGGELLAVSQFTLFASTRKGRRPSWSRAAPPELAGPLFDGFVARLSQAFGRAVPTGVFGANMRVHLENDGPVTLMIDSRSRE